A stretch of the Bradyrhizobium arachidis genome encodes the following:
- a CDS encoding AraC family transcriptional regulator translates to MNPAQKALWYIESHLAEPMTLDEIAEIGGVSRFHMVRAFAAATGLPVMRYLRARRLTESARALAAGAPDILTLALDADYGSHEAFTRAFRDHFGMTPEAVRAATCASKLNLQEPILMDSTMTDNLAAPRFETAKALLVAGIGERISCDNGAVIPGLWHRFHQEVADIPARVGGVAYGVCCNGDDAGNFDYIAGVEVADYSDLPRRFARIRIPEQRYAVFTHRDHVASIRRTVNTIWNHWLPASGLKAADAPNFERYDENFDPRTGNGGFEIWVPVKE, encoded by the coding sequence ATGAATCCGGCCCAGAAGGCGCTCTGGTATATCGAAAGCCATCTCGCCGAGCCGATGACGCTCGACGAGATCGCCGAGATCGGCGGCGTCTCGCGCTTCCACATGGTGCGCGCTTTCGCCGCGGCGACCGGACTTCCTGTCATGCGCTACCTGCGCGCGCGTCGCCTCACCGAGTCCGCGCGTGCGCTCGCAGCCGGCGCGCCCGACATCCTCACGCTGGCGCTGGATGCGGACTATGGCTCCCACGAAGCATTCACCCGCGCGTTCCGCGACCATTTTGGCATGACGCCGGAAGCGGTGAGGGCGGCGACGTGCGCCAGCAAACTCAACCTTCAGGAGCCGATCCTCATGGACTCCACGATGACAGACAATCTTGCCGCACCGCGTTTCGAGACTGCCAAGGCCCTTCTCGTCGCAGGCATCGGCGAGCGCATCTCCTGCGACAACGGCGCCGTCATTCCGGGCCTGTGGCACCGCTTCCACCAGGAAGTTGCCGACATTCCCGCGCGCGTCGGAGGCGTCGCCTACGGCGTCTGCTGCAACGGCGACGATGCCGGTAATTTCGACTACATCGCAGGCGTCGAGGTTGCTGACTATTCCGACCTGCCGCGCCGCTTCGCCCGCATCCGCATCCCCGAGCAGCGCTACGCGGTGTTCACCCACCGCGACCACGTCGCCTCGATCCGCCGTACCGTCAACACGATCTGGAATCACTGGCTACCGGCGTCCGGCCTCAAGGCAGCGGACGCGCCCAACTTCGAGCGCTACGACGAGAATTTCGATCCCCGGACCGGCAATGGCGGTTTTGAGATCTGGGTGCCGGTGAAGGAGTAG
- a CDS encoding DUF1127 domain-containing protein gives MSVTYDTTGLRGSRIQTYGVAGLFRTCWNAFQEWRTRRALQGVLRGLSDQELMDIGTTRGEIDYVAANRSTDPRGNLSAQ, from the coding sequence ATGAGCGTTACCTATGACACGACGGGGCTGCGAGGTAGCCGGATCCAGACGTACGGTGTCGCCGGGCTGTTCAGGACCTGCTGGAACGCGTTTCAGGAATGGCGCACGCGTCGGGCGTTGCAAGGCGTGCTGCGTGGCCTGAGCGACCAGGAATTGATGGATATCGGAACGACGCGGGGCGAGATCGATTATGTCGCCGCGAACCGCTCGACCGATCCGCGCGGCAATCTATCCGCCCAATGA
- a CDS encoding NAD(P)/FAD-dependent oxidoreductase, whose protein sequence is MVSPKHVCVIGAGVSGLAAAKAFSARGHKVTIVERSTDLGGVWEPARSYPEVQTQSPKDLYRYTDRAMPEAYPEWPTGPQVHAYLADYAKGHGLDRMLRLDTAVAGMERRTAGKPGWTLALTDKNGTTTKEDFDFVAICTGQFNEPRELHCPGEATFTAAGGQILHSSEYGDPSLAKGRRVVVLGGSKSATDIAVNAVKSGAREVTIVFREPVWRIPYFIGGLVNFKRILYIRAQEQMFPGWGASALARFAHRVTAPLVWANWRGLESLLKAQLKLKKCKMVPKERIEDGVNCSVPIATPGFYPMVADGRIKAVFGTFDRYEGNTIVMSGGEHVAADVAVLAIGYKLGVPFLPEAYQSKLVDADGQYRLYRLIANPDLPDMGFVGFNSSFCTVLCADLAANWLVRYADGQLARQPTAQAMRDNIEMMLHFKRVERPAAGVYGGLCVAPYHYRHFDELMADIGAKEFSRNPLAERFLPPDADAYARYLASAPDYRAAA, encoded by the coding sequence ATGGTCAGCCCAAAGCATGTCTGCGTGATCGGCGCCGGCGTCTCCGGTCTTGCCGCCGCCAAGGCCTTCTCGGCCCGCGGCCACAAGGTCACCATCGTCGAACGCAGCACCGATCTCGGCGGCGTCTGGGAGCCGGCACGGTCCTATCCGGAGGTGCAGACCCAGAGCCCGAAGGACCTCTATCGCTACACCGACCGCGCCATGCCGGAGGCCTATCCGGAATGGCCGACCGGCCCGCAGGTCCATGCCTACCTCGCCGACTACGCCAAAGGCCACGGCCTCGACCGCATGCTGCGGCTAGACACCGCCGTTGCCGGCATGGAGCGGCGCACCGCCGGCAAGCCCGGCTGGACGCTGGCGCTCACAGACAAGAACGGAACCACCACGAAGGAGGATTTCGACTTCGTCGCCATCTGCACCGGACAGTTTAACGAACCACGGGAGCTGCACTGCCCGGGCGAAGCGACGTTCACGGCCGCCGGCGGGCAGATCCTGCATTCCTCGGAATACGGCGATCCGTCGCTCGCAAAGGGCCGCCGCGTCGTCGTGCTCGGCGGATCGAAGTCGGCGACCGACATCGCGGTCAATGCGGTGAAGTCGGGCGCCCGCGAGGTCACGATTGTGTTTCGCGAGCCGGTCTGGCGCATCCCCTATTTCATCGGCGGCCTCGTGAACTTCAAACGTATCCTCTACATCCGCGCGCAGGAGCAGATGTTTCCGGGCTGGGGCGCGAGCGCGCTGGCGCGGTTCGCGCACCGCGTCACCGCACCTTTGGTGTGGGCGAACTGGCGCGGGCTGGAAAGCCTGTTGAAGGCCCAGCTCAAGCTGAAGAAGTGCAAGATGGTGCCGAAGGAGCGGATCGAGGACGGTGTCAATTGCTCGGTGCCGATCGCAACGCCGGGCTTCTACCCGATGGTTGCCGACGGCCGCATCAAGGCCGTGTTCGGTACCTTCGACCGCTACGAAGGCAACACCATCGTGATGAGTGGCGGCGAGCACGTAGCAGCCGACGTCGCCGTGCTCGCGATCGGCTACAAGCTCGGCGTGCCCTTCTTGCCAGAAGCCTATCAGTCAAAGCTCGTCGACGCCGACGGGCAGTATCGGCTCTATCGCCTGATCGCCAATCCTGACCTGCCTGACATGGGGTTCGTCGGCTTCAACTCGTCGTTCTGCACCGTGCTCTGCGCCGATCTCGCGGCGAACTGGCTGGTACGCTATGCCGACGGACAACTGGCGCGGCAGCCGACGGCGCAAGCAATGCGCGACAACATCGAGATGATGCTGCACTTCAAGCGCGTCGAGCGGCCGGCGGCAGGCGTCTATGGCGGCCTGTGCGTCGCGCCGTATCATTACCGGCATTTCGACGAGCTGATGGCCGACATCGGCGCCAAGGAATTTTCGCGCAACCCGCTCGCGGAGCGTTTTTTGCCGCCGGACGCGGATGCCTACGCGCGGTATCTGGCCTCGGCGCCGGACTACCGGGCGGCGGCGTAA
- a CDS encoding cupin domain-containing protein, with the protein MNQHTDVKKFSHVKPGDTDYRGGGLRDFFLYRDLGIADATGGQVICHLVKANPDCPPEDGTGWHRHDCEFQIVVMLKGWARFMYEDKPTLVKAGDVVHQRPGIVHYLYDYSPDMEYMEIVSPADFKTVDMPPATDKVPPVTPWS; encoded by the coding sequence ATGAACCAGCACACTGACGTCAAGAAGTTCTCCCACGTCAAACCCGGCGACACCGACTACAGGGGCGGGGGACTGCGCGACTTTTTCCTCTATCGCGATCTCGGCATTGCCGATGCCACCGGCGGGCAGGTGATCTGCCATCTCGTCAAGGCCAATCCCGACTGTCCGCCCGAGGACGGCACCGGCTGGCATCGCCATGATTGCGAATTCCAGATCGTGGTGATGCTGAAGGGCTGGGCGCGCTTCATGTACGAGGACAAGCCGACGCTGGTGAAGGCCGGCGACGTCGTGCACCAGCGGCCGGGCATCGTGCACTACCTCTACGACTACTCGCCCGACATGGAATACATGGAGATCGTCAGCCCCGCCGACTTCAAGACCGTCGACATGCCGCCCGCCACCGACAAGGTGCCGCCGGTGACGCCGTGGTCGTGA
- a CDS encoding polyhydroxyalkanoate depolymerase, protein MMSMYYQAFQNHMDLTEPWRAGASSALRYLNLVPQGTSHALVGRLSAALELISRSTITYDRPAYGIDSVMVGNREVGVREEIAYATPFGSLLHFKKDDAAEQPRMLLVAPMSGHFATLLRGTVKTLLQDHDVYITDWHNPRDIPRKEGRFGLDDYTEHLIDFLGQLGPRPHMVAICQPSVSALAAAAIMCEDNHPSRPATLTLMAGPIDTRVAPTKVNDFAKSKPIEWFERNLINYVPVQCRGAFRKVYPGFVQLTAFVSMNLERHIKQHLDLANHIAKGEKEKAATIKNFYDEYFAVMDLPAEFYIETVRDVFQEHLLPQGKLMHRGRPVNTRAVSRMGLMTVEGEKDDICSIGQTLAAQDLCTGVRAYRRVHHMQAGVGHYGVFSGKRWNNEIYPLLRDFVHVNS, encoded by the coding sequence ATGATGTCGATGTACTATCAGGCCTTTCAGAACCACATGGATCTGACGGAGCCATGGCGGGCGGGGGCTTCGTCTGCCCTCAGATACCTCAATCTGGTGCCCCAGGGGACGTCGCATGCTCTCGTCGGGCGGCTGTCGGCTGCGCTAGAGCTGATCTCGCGCTCCACCATCACCTATGACCGCCCGGCCTATGGCATCGACAGCGTCATGGTGGGAAATCGCGAGGTCGGCGTCCGGGAGGAGATCGCCTACGCCACGCCCTTCGGCTCGCTGCTGCATTTCAAAAAGGACGATGCGGCCGAGCAGCCGCGCATGCTGCTGGTGGCGCCGATGTCCGGCCATTTCGCGACGCTCTTGCGCGGCACGGTGAAGACGCTGCTCCAGGACCACGACGTCTACATCACCGACTGGCACAATCCGCGCGACATTCCCCGCAAGGAGGGCCGCTTCGGGCTCGACGACTATACCGAGCACCTGATCGACTTCCTCGGACAGTTGGGTCCGCGGCCGCACATGGTCGCGATCTGCCAGCCGTCGGTCTCGGCCCTCGCCGCCGCCGCGATCATGTGCGAGGACAACCATCCCTCGCGCCCCGCCACGCTGACGCTGATGGCAGGACCGATCGACACGCGCGTAGCGCCGACCAAGGTCAACGACTTCGCCAAGAGCAAGCCGATCGAATGGTTCGAGCGCAATCTGATCAACTACGTGCCGGTGCAGTGCCGCGGCGCGTTCCGGAAAGTTTATCCGGGCTTCGTCCAGCTCACCGCCTTCGTCTCGATGAACCTCGAGCGGCACATCAAGCAGCATCTCGATCTCGCCAACCACATCGCCAAGGGCGAGAAGGAGAAGGCCGCGACCATCAAGAATTTCTACGACGAATATTTTGCGGTGATGGACCTGCCCGCGGAGTTCTACATCGAGACGGTGCGCGACGTTTTCCAGGAGCATCTTTTGCCGCAGGGCAAGCTGATGCATCGCGGCCGCCCCGTGAACACGCGCGCCGTCAGCCGCATGGGGCTGATGACGGTCGAGGGCGAGAAGGACGACATCTGCTCGATCGGCCAGACCCTCGCAGCCCAGGACCTCTGCACCGGCGTGCGCGCCTATCGCAGGGTGCACCACATGCAGGCCGGCGTCGGCCATTACGGTGTGTTCTCGGGCAAGCGCTGGAATAACGAGATCTATCCGCTGCTACGCGATTTCGTGCACGTGAATTCCTGA
- a CDS encoding winged helix-turn-helix domain-containing tetratricopeptide repeat protein: MRYQFEEYALDTDLRELRHGADVVSIAPQVFDLLDYLISNRDRVVSKDDLINAIWSGRSVSDAALTTRLNVARTAIGDTGDVQRLIKTLPRRGFRFVGAVREAGHPSGTATIPDERSGSANPALALPDKPSIAVLPFQNMSGDPEQEYFADGMVEEITIALSRFKWLFVIARNSSFTFKGQAVDIKEVGRKLGVRYVLEGSVRKASGKVRIAGQLIDAVTNTHIWADTFERDLTDIFALQDEVAIAVVSAIQPKLLQEEISMAARRPPDDLRAYDLFLRAMPHLYRATREGLAEGIRLIHRALELDPGLGFVASIGSLCHSLNVTLGYSTDPHLDRKEAIRLIRLALSIDDGDPGILGNVAVASAFMIGDPQGEMEMADRSVALNPNSFDGWLHRGWVYRIAGKPEEAIRSFTRANRLSPVDPLLHRSFIGMAMAYIELERFEDAIEAAKRSLRQNPTHSAGHRCLLCALAHLGRDKEARDVAAQMLELDPAFTISGYIARGGQANAKLLIEGFRKAGLPE, translated from the coding sequence TTGCGCTATCAGTTTGAGGAGTATGCACTCGATACCGACCTGCGCGAATTGCGCCACGGGGCGGACGTCGTCTCCATTGCGCCACAGGTCTTCGACCTCCTCGACTATTTGATCAGCAACAGGGACCGTGTCGTCAGCAAGGACGACCTCATCAATGCCATCTGGAGCGGGCGCAGCGTGTCCGACGCAGCGCTCACGACGCGCCTGAACGTGGCCCGGACCGCAATCGGCGATACCGGAGACGTGCAACGCCTGATCAAGACCTTGCCCCGCAGGGGCTTTCGCTTCGTCGGCGCGGTGCGCGAAGCCGGCCACCCCTCAGGCACCGCGACCATCCCCGACGAACGCTCAGGTTCGGCGAACCCCGCACTGGCGCTCCCGGACAAGCCGTCGATTGCGGTCTTGCCCTTCCAGAACATGAGCGGCGATCCGGAGCAGGAATACTTCGCCGACGGGATGGTCGAAGAGATCACGATCGCGCTCTCGCGGTTCAAATGGCTGTTCGTGATCGCGCGCAATTCGAGTTTCACCTTCAAGGGCCAGGCCGTCGACATCAAGGAGGTCGGGCGCAAGCTTGGCGTGCGCTATGTGCTCGAAGGCTCCGTGCGCAAGGCCTCGGGAAAGGTCCGCATCGCCGGGCAGTTGATCGATGCGGTGACCAACACACACATCTGGGCAGACACGTTCGAGCGCGACCTGACGGATATCTTCGCGCTCCAGGACGAGGTCGCGATTGCCGTCGTCTCGGCCATTCAGCCAAAACTGCTTCAGGAAGAAATCAGCATGGCAGCGCGGCGGCCGCCGGACGACCTGCGAGCCTACGATCTTTTTCTGCGCGCCATGCCGCACCTTTATCGCGCGACCCGCGAAGGATTGGCTGAGGGCATACGGCTCATCCATCGCGCGCTCGAGCTGGATCCCGGGCTCGGCTTCGTCGCCAGCATTGGAAGCCTGTGCCATTCGCTCAACGTCACTCTGGGCTATTCGACCGATCCGCATCTCGACCGCAAGGAAGCCATTCGGTTGATTCGCCTGGCGCTGAGCATCGACGACGGCGATCCGGGAATACTGGGCAACGTTGCGGTCGCCTCTGCGTTCATGATTGGCGATCCCCAAGGCGAAATGGAAATGGCCGACCGATCGGTCGCACTGAACCCGAACTCATTCGACGGATGGCTTCACAGGGGCTGGGTGTACCGAATTGCGGGGAAGCCGGAAGAAGCGATCCGGAGTTTTACCCGTGCCAACCGCTTGAGCCCGGTTGACCCGCTGCTGCATCGGTCCTTCATCGGGATGGCGATGGCGTACATCGAGCTCGAACGTTTTGAGGACGCCATCGAAGCGGCCAAGAGATCGCTTCGTCAGAATCCCACCCATTCGGCCGGGCACCGCTGTCTCTTATGCGCGCTCGCCCATCTCGGACGTGACAAGGAGGCCCGCGACGTGGCCGCACAGATGTTGGAGCTCGATCCTGCCTTTACAATATCCGGATACATCGCCCGCGGCGGCCAGGCAAACGCGAAGCTGCTGATCGAGGGGTTCAGGAAAGCGGGTTTACCTGAATGA
- a CDS encoding ketopantoate reductase family protein, protein MARNILILGASYGSLLGTKLLMAGHNVTLVCRAKTAELINRDGTEVRIKLRDEAVHRAIFSRNLPGKLDATTPGEVDISRYDMVALAMQEPQYTNHTVRVLMVKIAAAGLPCLSIMNMPPLPYLKRIPALKDMDLEEAYTNAQVWERFKPGLVTLCSPDPQAFRPPEEAANVLHVGLPTNFKAAIFEDEKHNKVLRELEADIDAVTLDGQDVPVKLKVFDSLFVPLAKWSMLLTGNYRCITPHEPQSIRDAVHGDLKRSQAIYDHVDALARRLGADPQDQVPFAKYAKAAESLLKPSSAARAVAAGAPFIERVDLLVKLISHQLGVPNPEIDRTVETVDHKLNEKIVQGGSGAQ, encoded by the coding sequence ATGGCGCGCAACATTCTGATCCTCGGGGCCTCCTACGGCTCCTTGCTGGGGACCAAGCTTTTGATGGCGGGTCACAACGTGACCCTGGTCTGCCGGGCCAAGACCGCCGAGCTCATCAATCGCGACGGCACAGAAGTGCGCATCAAGCTGCGTGACGAGGCGGTGCACCGGGCGATCTTCTCGCGCAACCTGCCCGGCAAGCTGGACGCTACCACGCCCGGCGAGGTCGACATCTCCCGCTACGACATGGTGGCGCTCGCCATGCAGGAGCCGCAATACACCAACCACACGGTTCGTGTGCTGATGGTCAAGATCGCCGCGGCCGGCCTGCCGTGCCTGTCGATCATGAACATGCCGCCGCTGCCCTATCTCAAGCGCATCCCGGCGCTGAAGGACATGGATCTGGAGGAGGCCTACACCAATGCGCAGGTGTGGGAGCGCTTCAAGCCGGGGCTGGTGACGCTGTGCTCGCCCGATCCGCAGGCCTTCCGTCCGCCGGAGGAAGCGGCGAACGTGCTCCATGTCGGCCTGCCCACCAACTTCAAGGCCGCGATCTTCGAGGACGAGAAGCACAACAAGGTGCTGCGTGAGCTGGAAGCCGACATCGACGCGGTGACGCTGGACGGCCAGGACGTGCCGGTGAAGCTCAAGGTGTTCGACTCGCTGTTCGTGCCGCTGGCAAAGTGGTCGATGCTGCTCACCGGCAATTATCGCTGCATCACGCCGCACGAGCCGCAGTCGATCCGCGACGCCGTGCATGGCGACCTGAAGCGCTCGCAGGCGATCTACGACCACGTCGACGCGCTGGCCCGACGCCTCGGTGCCGATCCGCAGGATCAGGTGCCGTTCGCAAAATATGCCAAGGCGGCGGAAAGCCTGCTCAAGCCCTCATCGGCGGCACGCGCGGTTGCCGCCGGCGCGCCCTTCATCGAGCGCGTCGACCTCCTGGTGAAGCTGATCTCGCATCAGCTCGGCGTGCCCAACCCGGAAATCGACCGCACGGTCGAGACCGTCGACCACAAGCTGAACGAGAAGATCGTGCAGGGCGGCTCCGGCGCGCAGTAG
- a CDS encoding glutathione S-transferase family protein, whose amino-acid sequence MAKATLTISSKNYSSWSLRGWLLTKFSGLEFDEVVTAPDDASARAEILLLSSSILVPCLRHDGAIVWDTLAIAEYLNEVMPDAGLLPADRIQRAHCRSICGEIHSGFTTLRASLPVNLKGYFPGFKIWSRAQADIDRVWAIWRDCLEKSGGPFLFGAGRTMADAMYAPVVTRFVTYDVKLEPRLKAYADTIMGMAEMREWIEAAKAEPAEIEELEVEY is encoded by the coding sequence ATGGCGAAAGCGACACTGACCATCAGCAGCAAGAACTACTCGTCCTGGTCGCTGCGTGGCTGGCTGCTGACGAAGTTTTCCGGGCTCGAATTCGACGAGGTCGTGACCGCGCCGGATGATGCGTCCGCGCGCGCGGAAATCCTCCTGCTGTCGTCCTCGATCCTGGTGCCGTGTCTACGGCACGACGGCGCGATCGTGTGGGATACGCTGGCGATCGCCGAATATCTCAACGAGGTGATGCCGGACGCTGGGCTATTGCCGGCCGATCGTATCCAGCGCGCCCATTGCCGTTCGATCTGCGGCGAAATCCATTCCGGCTTCACCACGCTGCGCGCCTCGCTGCCGGTCAACCTCAAGGGATACTTCCCCGGCTTCAAGATCTGGTCGCGCGCCCAGGCCGACATCGACCGGGTCTGGGCCATCTGGCGCGACTGTCTGGAAAAATCCGGCGGGCCCTTCCTGTTCGGCGCGGGGCGGACCATGGCGGATGCGATGTACGCGCCCGTCGTCACGCGCTTCGTGACCTATGACGTGAAGCTGGAGCCGCGGCTGAAGGCCTATGCCGATACCATCATGGGCATGGCCGAGATGCGAGAATGGATCGAGGCGGCCAAGGCGGAGCCGGCCGAGATCGAGGAGCTCGAGGTCGAATATTAG
- a CDS encoding cupin domain-containing protein: protein MAALEKGITANGTGYGGKTWNILGQVYFPKAVTDSTFAFETNSDPGQFVPVHIHPTQDEFILVQEGELDLKLDGQWVKAKAGDLVRMPRGIPHGYFNKSDKPCRALFWVSPMQKLEALFNQLHNLTDPAEVVRISAEHEVDFLPPEAND, encoded by the coding sequence ATGGCTGCACTCGAAAAGGGCATTACTGCAAATGGTACGGGCTACGGCGGCAAGACCTGGAATATTCTGGGTCAGGTCTATTTCCCCAAAGCCGTCACCGATTCCACCTTCGCATTCGAGACCAACAGCGACCCCGGCCAATTCGTGCCGGTGCACATCCACCCGACCCAGGACGAGTTCATCCTGGTGCAGGAAGGCGAGCTCGACCTCAAGCTCGACGGCCAATGGGTGAAGGCCAAGGCCGGCGACCTCGTGCGCATGCCGCGCGGCATTCCGCACGGCTATTTCAACAAGTCCGACAAGCCGTGCCGCGCGCTGTTCTGGGTCTCGCCTATGCAGAAACTGGAGGCGCTGTTCAACCAGCTTCATAACCTCACCGATCCCGCAGAAGTCGTGCGCATCTCGGCCGAGCACGAAGTGGATTTTCTGCCGCCCGAGGCCAACGACTAG
- a CDS encoding AraC family transcriptional regulator, whose translation MSATELEMSAKSSEAVRLAEFARVTTGDVDEAAEQIGRIFCPHDLQPAQARAPGFYARHNCAAFEGFSINYVAYGGSVTIDPGCLDGFFLLQIPLRGGASVRAGTRELTTAPGATASLLSPTVPTRMVWADCAQLILLLDRRLVEQRAAALAGKSAGTVEFEPVVDLRTPVAYSLSAKLWELLALAERLGPRGKLPATAVADLRETLLDHLLNGQRHGLSDAIRTFSGRAERLPRALRRARDCLEAGAGEPLDLVQLATSAGVGIRALQLGFRRHFGLSISEMLLDIRLANLHARLAQATPDASITDIAFDLGFTHLSRMAGSYREKFGETPSATLRRRLS comes from the coding sequence ATGTCCGCAACCGAGCTGGAGATGAGCGCGAAAAGCTCCGAAGCCGTCAGGCTTGCGGAGTTTGCCCGCGTCACCACCGGTGACGTCGACGAGGCCGCCGAACAGATCGGACGCATCTTCTGCCCGCACGATCTGCAGCCGGCCCAGGCCAGGGCTCCCGGCTTCTACGCCCGGCACAATTGCGCGGCCTTCGAGGGGTTTTCGATCAACTACGTCGCCTATGGCGGTTCGGTGACGATCGATCCGGGCTGCCTCGACGGATTTTTCCTGCTGCAGATTCCCTTAAGGGGTGGTGCCAGCGTTCGCGCCGGCACGCGCGAGCTCACCACTGCGCCCGGAGCGACAGCGTCTCTGTTGTCTCCGACGGTGCCGACGCGGATGGTCTGGGCCGACTGTGCCCAGCTCATCCTGCTGCTCGATCGCCGCCTGGTGGAGCAGCGCGCCGCCGCGCTCGCGGGCAAGTCGGCCGGCACGGTCGAATTCGAGCCGGTCGTCGATCTCCGCACGCCGGTCGCGTACAGCCTGTCCGCAAAGCTTTGGGAATTGTTGGCGCTCGCCGAACGCCTCGGGCCCCGCGGCAAGCTGCCCGCGACCGCGGTGGCCGATTTGCGCGAGACGCTGCTCGATCATCTCCTCAACGGGCAGCGGCATGGCCTGTCCGATGCCATCCGCACCTTCTCAGGGCGGGCCGAGCGGCTGCCGCGCGCCTTGCGCAGGGCGCGGGATTGTCTCGAAGCGGGGGCCGGCGAGCCGCTCGATCTCGTGCAACTCGCCACCTCCGCCGGCGTCGGCATCCGCGCGCTTCAGCTCGGCTTCCGCCGGCACTTTGGCCTGTCGATCTCGGAGATGCTGCTCGACATCCGTCTCGCCAATCTCCATGCGCGGCTGGCGCAGGCCACACCGGATGCGTCGATCACCGACATCGCCTTCGATCTCGGCTTCACGCATCTGAGCCGCATGGCCGGCTCCTACCGTGAAAAATTCGGCGAGACGCCCTCGGCGACGCTGCGGCGGCGGCTGAGCTAA
- a CDS encoding mandelate racemase/muconate lactonizing enzyme family protein → MKITDVRAHHISIPYDAGVASFRQGAAAITALDMVLVEVSTDAGLTGWGDAFAYVSPRTTRTAVEEMIAPQARGLEVPDAAGIPAVMEQIQRNLHLFGRYGITMFAISGLDIALWDLAAKIAGLPVHRLIGKARRAAIPAYASLLRIGSPENIAAECKKALGLGYGAIKLHETTSAAVFAAREAIGPGIPLMVDMNCPLSGAQAIAFAAECRDAQPMFLEEPVWPPEDFATLADVRTRGGLDIAAGENACTAYQFRQMLTAGAVSHAQPSVIKVGGITEFLKVVTIADELGVNIVPHSPYFGPGLLATLHLLALRKEGLVEMFYLKREACLWGGRADVDATGHVAVPTGPGLGYEPDRNVMERYRIA, encoded by the coding sequence ATGAAAATCACCGATGTCCGGGCGCATCATATCAGCATCCCCTATGACGCCGGCGTTGCCAGCTTCCGCCAGGGCGCAGCGGCCATCACGGCCCTCGACATGGTGCTGGTCGAGGTTTCGACCGACGCCGGGCTTACCGGCTGGGGCGATGCCTTCGCCTATGTCTCTCCTCGCACCACCCGCACGGCCGTCGAGGAGATGATCGCGCCGCAGGCACGCGGGCTCGAGGTTCCGGATGCAGCGGGCATTCCAGCCGTCATGGAGCAGATCCAGCGCAACCTGCACCTGTTCGGCCGCTACGGCATCACGATGTTCGCGATCTCCGGACTGGACATCGCACTCTGGGATTTGGCCGCGAAGATCGCGGGCCTGCCGGTGCATCGCCTGATCGGAAAAGCCCGACGCGCCGCTATTCCCGCCTATGCGAGCCTGCTGCGCATCGGCTCCCCCGAAAACATCGCCGCCGAATGCAAGAAGGCGCTCGGCCTTGGCTATGGCGCGATCAAGCTGCACGAGACTACATCCGCCGCGGTGTTTGCGGCACGCGAGGCGATCGGTCCCGGCATTCCGCTGATGGTCGACATGAACTGTCCGCTCAGCGGCGCGCAGGCAATCGCGTTCGCTGCGGAATGCCGTGACGCGCAGCCGATGTTTCTGGAAGAACCGGTGTGGCCTCCGGAAGATTTCGCAACGCTCGCCGACGTGCGGACCAGGGGCGGCCTGGACATCGCTGCCGGCGAGAATGCCTGCACGGCCTATCAGTTCCGCCAGATGTTGACCGCGGGTGCGGTGAGCCATGCGCAGCCGTCGGTCATCAAGGTCGGCGGTATCACGGAATTCCTGAAGGTCGTGACGATTGCCGACGAGCTCGGCGTCAACATCGTTCCTCATTCGCCCTATTTCGGTCCGGGGCTGCTCGCCACACTGCATCTATTGGCGCTGCGCAAGGAGGGACTGGTCGAGATGTTCTATCTCAAGCGCGAAGCTTGCCTGTGGGGCGGCCGTGCCGATGTCGATGCGACCGGCCACGTCGCCGTGCCGACAGGCCCGGGGCTCGGCTACGAGCCGGATCGGAACGTCATGGAGCGTTATCGCATCGCGTGA